CCACGCCAATCACATCGGCCGACAGTGGCAGCGGTTGGACCGATTGGGTCAAAAtgaactgcagtgccgtctgGAACAGGGCGACATCATGCTCGAGCGTGTTGACGTTAAAGTTCGGGTGCGTGATGATCTGAATGCCATAGTACGGAATGGCGGCCGTGTTGAGGAAGCGGGATCCCGCCACAGCCATGGTGGCCGTTGCCAGCCGCCCCGACAAGCAGTTGGCCGACGACAGGACGAACCGGTTGCTTAGCAGCGTGCCACCGCACAGATGCTGGTTGATCGAGTTCCGCAGCGAAACCATCCATGGTGCATCTCCGGCCACGGCATCAATGCCACCAACGATGCGCCCGTTCGGTCCAGCTGCAAAAGCAGGGAAAATCAGAAGCGCCAGTTTCGCTTGGAACGTTTGTTTGAACCTACCGATCGCGGAAGCAACCACAAGCAGGGCGCtcagcaccaacaccacctGTCGTACGCGAGTCATTCTTGCAGCAGGGAAAGAGCACTAAAGGGCCACTGAAAGGGTGCTGTCCCTGGGAGGCACATTTTATGGGCTCGTACCAGCAATACACCCCCGAACCGCTATCGCCAGATTAGCTTaagcaccatcatcattgccGTGGCAGATATCGAGTCCCCGTCGATGACGATTTTTAAGCGGACGAGCTCTGCATAAGTATGAGTGAACCGTGAGAGTAATCGCGTGATATTCGGAGTACATTTCGGCGGGAGATAAGCGGACCTCGTACACACCTATTTTAGTAGCCAAAGAAACGGAACGATTCGTGGATTTATTTGTCGTCATGCTTTTAATCGAGCTCCTGTCGCTCGCTCAGTACACTCCCGTGACTGCGCCGATCCAGGCGCGGAACGATGaaacacgcacatacacgTCCGGATAGCCGACGGCACAGGGGATGCCCCACGACACGATGCCAACGAGCTCGCCATCCTCAACCAGCGGGCCGCCCGAATCGCCCATGCA
This genomic interval from Anopheles merus strain MAF chromosome 3L, AmerM5.1, whole genome shotgun sequence contains the following:
- the LOC121599233 gene encoding chymotrypsin-1-like; translation: MTRVRQVVLVLSALLVVASAIAGPNGRIVGGIDAVAGDAPWMVSLRNSINQHLCGGTLLSNRFVLSSANCLSGRLATATMAVAGSRFLNTAAIPYYGIQIITHPNFNVNTLEHDVALFQTALQFILTQSVQPLPLSADVIGVGVRARVFGWGASQANGGNTNALQFLNVNTLSNDDCANFLGAEGWRIGPSSLCTLTREGQGICGGDEGGALVLDNYAIGVASWGIPCATGRPDVFVRISAVRSWILNFI